CAGCCCTCTCCTTTTCGCTTAATATAAGCTCTTTCTCAAGCTTTTTATCTATTCTTCCCTTTCCACGGGGTCTTGTCCCAGCAATGGGCCTTGTTTCAATAATACCATCGGATACCTTAATGAGCCTTTCGGGCGATGAGCTTACAATAAAAGAATCTCCAAGGTTTAAGAATGCAGAAAATGGAGATGGATTAATAGAAGAAAGGTTTTTATAGACAAACCAAGGATCCATATCAAGCTCACAACAAAGCCTCTGCGATAAATTTGCCTGATATATATCGCCAGCCTTTATATACCCCTTTGCCCTTTTTACCATTTCAATGTATCCTTTTTTTGTAAAATTTGATATAAAACGACCCCTTTTTATCTCCTTTGAAAATGGCACCTCCCTTTTTTTAATTTCTTTTCTTATCTCATTTTCATCTAGAGAAAGAATTTCCATTGTTTTTAGCTTATGGTCAAAAACAATGAGGTTTTTTGGAAAGATAAGGTATAGGTCTGGCATTCCAATGTCATCAATATTTTTTCTTGGCAGCTCCTCAATAAACCAGGCAAGATTATAGCCAAAATACCCAAAACATCCCTTAAATTCTTTATGTTTTTTTGCCCTTTTTAATACATCCCTTAAGATAAAAAATGGATTTCCTTTATAAACCTTTTCATTTATAAAAACCTTATCTTCCTTTGCTTTTATTGTAATAAAAGGGTCAAAGCCAATAAACGAATATCTTGCAACATTAAAGGGACCATTCATACTCTCAAGGAGAAATGAATCCTTTATATTTCTAAAATGGGAATAAACATACTTTGGGCTTATCAATTTACCATTTTATTTTATCATAATTTTTTGTTTTTTTGCTATTATTTAAAAAATCCCTTGAAAAATTATCCCTTTAGTTTGTATAATAAATGTAAGGTGATGAAATTATGGTAGTTAATGCTATTGAGCCAAATCAAGGATATGTTTCCGAGATACCAGGAGAGGTAGTAGAAAGGACAAGCGCCTCTGTAAGGGCAGAAATGCCTCAAGCAGAGACACCAGGACCTTCTCGCTCTCCAATGCCTGTATCAGACATTGTCGAATCAGACCCTGCTATGTCTGTTTATACAAGCCAAATATATCAGCAACAGCAGGCATATTTTGATATGGCAAGAAGGATTGAGATAGGTGCGGTTGGCATTGGTGGGCAAGACCATGGCGTCTTACCACCACCATTTGAGGTATCTCTATTGCGACCTGCAGAGAGCCTTATAAGCCTATCAAAGGATGGATGGAGGGGGATTCTTCCTTATAACCCTTACACCTATCACAATTTTATGTGGAAACAGCCACAGGAGCAAATATCTATAATTTGGTAAAGATGGAAAAATTACAACTTGTTCCTATGGTCATAGAGCAAAGCCCAAGGGGAGAAAGGGGGTACGATATATTTTCAAGGCTTCTTAAGGATAGGATAATATTTTTAGGCCTTCCAATTGACGATGAAATATCAAATATAATAACAGCCCAATTGCTTTATCTTGAGGCAGAAGACCCTGAGAGGGATATAGACATTTATATCAACAGCCCAGGGGGAATAGTTACAGCTGGGCTTGCCATTTATGATACAATGCAATATATAAAATGCAATGTTTCAACCATTTGTATTGGCCAGGCAGCATCAATGGGAGCCTTGCTCCTTTCAGCAGGAACGAAGGGAAAAAGGTTCGTCCTTCCCCATGCAAGGATTATGATTCATCAGCCCTTGGGTGGAGCACAAGGGCAAGCCACAGATATAGGGATTCAGGCAAAGGAAATTTTAAGGGTAAAGGAGGAGATAAACAGAATTCTTGCAAAACATACAGGTCAAAAGCTTGAAAGAATTGAGGAAGATTCAGATAGGGATTTTTATATGTCAGCTGAAGAAGCTGTAGAGTATGGAATAGCTGATCAAGTTTTTGCTTCTCGTAAAACCAAGAAGTAGTGGACCTCAATAAAATTGTCAAAAACCTTTCCGATAAATCCCCAATTTTTGGAAAAGGAAGAAGAAAAAAGGCAATAGAAGAGCTTTCTAAAATAGGGACAAGTGAGGTAGTTCCCTATCTTGTTTTAAGCCTTTCTGACCCTGATGGTGATATAAAAAGGCTTGCTTTTTCTTCCCTTTGCCATCTTTCCAACACATCCGCAATTGATTACCTTTGCTCTAATTATCTTAAGGATAGAAATGAAAAGGTATGGGAGATAATTACAACAAGGGGCTTTGCACCCTCATCTTCTAAAGAAAGAATCCTTTTTTTTATAAAAACAGGACAAACCGCAAAGTGTATTCCTCCATCTTCTCCTGATATTCCAGTTCTTATTGAAATGCTGGAAAACTCTGAAACCAAAAATGATGCTACAAGAATCCTCTCAAGCATTAATGACGATGCTATGAAAGAAGAGCTTTTTAACAGCCTCTTTTTAAACTGGCAAAATTCCCTTTTCTCATTTCTTATAAATACAGGCTGGACTCCGCAAGATGATGGAAAAAGGCTCATATTCCATTTATTTTTAGGAAGGGATGAAGATGCTTTATTTATTGAAAAGAGAAGAAATGGATGTTTTATTGCAGGCTATAAATCCCTTGGATTAGAGGGAAAAAATAAACTAATAGACATTCTTGTTAAAAGACCTTCTATTTCAAACCTTCTTTATAGCCTTATCGCTTTTGAAAATTCACTAGAAATTATGAGCTCTATTTTTAAACTTATTATTGAAAACAAGCTGAAAGAAACGCTTGTTTTCTTTCTTAAAAAAAGGGATGAAGATTTTATTATAAAAATTTTAAGCAGAGTTTCTATTTCTAATGAAGACCTTTTTGAGATAGGGCTTATAAAAGGAGGACTTATTTTATGTATGGTATATAATTGCTTAAAAAATAAAGGATTTAGAACAAACGAACCCCTTATTCTTGAATTTATGGAATATGTAGGAAAGATTGAGGATGAAATTTTAAGGATAAATATAGATGCTTTATCAGCAAACAATAAAATGGAGATTGTATCTATTCTCTCTAAAATTAAGGATGAAAGGGCAATAGATAGCCTAATTAAGCTTCTTAAAGACCAGAGTTGGAGAATAAAAAGGCTGGCAGCTAATTGTCTTGTTGAAATTGGAGGAAGTAAGGTTTTGTCTTGTCTTATTGAGCTATTTAAGGAAAAGGATTGGGCTTTAAGGGTTATATGTGGAGAGGTATTGGCGAGACTGGGTCAAGAAAAGGTAATAGAATTTCTTATTAAGGCACAATCAGATGAAACATTGGCGGTTTCTGAAGAGGCTTATATATCTTTGGCAAAAATTTCCTCTCCTTTATCCTGTGATGTCTTCATTAAGGCATTAAGGCATAATAACATAAAGATAAGAAGGATAGCAGCTACAGGGCTTGGAAAAATAGGAGATAATAGTGCAATAAAACCACTTATTAGGGTATTAGATGATAGGGATGATATAGTAAGATTGCAGGCATCATATTCACTTGCAAATATTGGAAAAAAGTATGGTATAACCCTTTCAATAGAAGGGAAGGGTCTATATATCAAAGAAGGAATTATAAGGGCTATCGGCATTAAAAAGGAAGAACAGCATATAAACTTTCTCATTTTTTCTCTTAACGATAATGATTTCAAAATTAGGAGGGAGGCAATTAAAAGCTTAAAAAAGATAGGAAAACCAGAATTTATTAAGCCATTAATTAAGATGCTTGCAGATGAAAAACTTGAGGTAAAAAGGGAGGCATCCATTGCTCTATGCAGGCTTGGTGAAGAAAAAGGATTTGGCATTCTTGTGGATGGAATAAGGAGTAAGAATTGGCGTGTTCAAATGCAAATAGCTCATACAATGGGAAATTATACCACAGAAAATAGAGAAAGGGCTCTTAAGCTCCTTGCTGAGCTAACAAAAGACTCAAATCCACAGATAAGGGCGGCTTCTATTATTGGCATTGGAATGATGAAGGACGAAAAATTTACACCGACCCTTCTTATGGCATGGACACAGGAGAGAGAGCCCGGGATAAAAAAGA
This bacterium DNA region includes the following protein-coding sequences:
- a CDS encoding HEAT repeat domain-containing protein: MDLNKIVKNLSDKSPIFGKGRRKKAIEELSKIGTSEVVPYLVLSLSDPDGDIKRLAFSSLCHLSNTSAIDYLCSNYLKDRNEKVWEIITTRGFAPSSSKERILFFIKTGQTAKCIPPSSPDIPVLIEMLENSETKNDATRILSSINDDAMKEELFNSLFLNWQNSLFSFLINTGWTPQDDGKRLIFHLFLGRDEDALFIEKRRNGCFIAGYKSLGLEGKNKLIDILVKRPSISNLLYSLIAFENSLEIMSSIFKLIIENKLKETLVFFLKKRDEDFIIKILSRVSISNEDLFEIGLIKGGLILCMVYNCLKNKGFRTNEPLILEFMEYVGKIEDEILRINIDALSANNKMEIVSILSKIKDERAIDSLIKLLKDQSWRIKRLAANCLVEIGGSKVLSCLIELFKEKDWALRVICGEVLARLGQEKVIEFLIKAQSDETLAVSEEAYISLAKISSPLSCDVFIKALRHNNIKIRRIAATGLGKIGDNSAIKPLIRVLDDRDDIVRLQASYSLANIGKKYGITLSIEGKGLYIKEGIIRAIGIKKEEQHINFLIFSLNDNDFKIRREAIKSLKKIGKPEFIKPLIKMLADEKLEVKREASIALCRLGEEKGFGILVDGIRSKNWRVQMQIAHTMGNYTTENRERALKLLAELTKDSNPQIRAASIIGIGMMKDEKFTPTLLMAWTQEREPGIKKRIITSLINIGSLKGQRAFILGLSDKSEEIRAASAYGFSKLKIKEGFAILIEKIDDNSPRVRKSIFSSLRRLVDEFGMEIAEKNLVLLDKKIRELGDVQRDASEMTEILLLRLSLAVLKYKKKSEVGSRKSEVSL
- the clpP gene encoding ATP-dependent Clp endopeptidase proteolytic subunit ClpP, with the protein product MEKLQLVPMVIEQSPRGERGYDIFSRLLKDRIIFLGLPIDDEISNIITAQLLYLEAEDPERDIDIYINSPGGIVTAGLAIYDTMQYIKCNVSTICIGQAASMGALLLSAGTKGKRFVLPHARIMIHQPLGGAQGQATDIGIQAKEILRVKEEINRILAKHTGQKLERIEEDSDRDFYMSAEEAVEYGIADQVFASRKTKK
- a CDS encoding anthranilate synthase component I family protein; the encoded protein is MISPKYVYSHFRNIKDSFLLESMNGPFNVARYSFIGFDPFITIKAKEDKVFINEKVYKGNPFFILRDVLKRAKKHKEFKGCFGYFGYNLAWFIEELPRKNIDDIGMPDLYLIFPKNLIVFDHKLKTMEILSLDENEIRKEIKKREVPFSKEIKRGRFISNFTKKGYIEMVKRAKGYIKAGDIYQANLSQRLCCELDMDPWFVYKNLSSINPSPFSAFLNLGDSFIVSSSPERLIKVSDGIIETRPIAGTRPRGKGRIDKKLEKELILSEKERAEHIMLVDLERNDIGKVCKYGTVIPDELMTIERYSHVMHIVSNIKGILKDDKDFIDCIIAGFPGGTITGVPKKRCMEIIEELEPTFRGPYTGSIGYIDFQGKMDLNIIIRTIIIKNSKAYIQAGGGIVSDSDPELEYYETLHKAEALILSITKYVD